A single Anatilimnocola floriformis DNA region contains:
- a CDS encoding SHD1 domain-containing protein produces the protein MFLLVLLSVVAAEPSIESLVKTSEANRTERIAYTKTELATRQKRLALSKRGAVKRGQMGTHISDTAISFPTAEAKTEAIADATKAVEEITQQLAALEAGDEAALQLCLPELTKLEVGAVGRYKDGKAVDVVDAKQVIVAVARYTAATTIARGNALGTAAPRRLPDEVVWVKGIDTAGMVTDGRVDLTTKVFRVTGTKTYDTEDGRNTVFVLEPFDLAPAKELWAKMHTKAPAPTETTASTPASRTWTSADGKFSVDATFAGQIGGKVKLKKLDGKTVELDAANLSQADQDWLAKQSK, from the coding sequence ATGTTTCTGCTTGTTTTGCTGTCCGTCGTTGCCGCTGAGCCGTCAATTGAGTCGCTGGTGAAAACCAGCGAAGCCAACCGCACCGAACGAATTGCCTACACGAAGACCGAACTGGCCACACGCCAGAAGCGGCTGGCGCTGTCGAAGCGCGGCGCGGTGAAACGCGGCCAGATGGGCACGCACATCAGCGACACGGCAATCTCGTTTCCCACTGCCGAAGCCAAGACTGAGGCAATCGCCGACGCCACCAAGGCCGTCGAAGAGATCACCCAGCAGCTTGCTGCCTTGGAAGCTGGCGACGAAGCCGCGCTGCAACTCTGCCTGCCGGAACTCACCAAGCTCGAAGTCGGCGCAGTCGGCAGGTACAAAGACGGCAAGGCTGTCGATGTGGTCGATGCCAAGCAAGTCATCGTCGCGGTGGCGCGGTACACCGCAGCCACGACCATCGCGAGAGGTAACGCGCTGGGCACGGCAGCGCCACGCCGATTGCCTGATGAAGTCGTGTGGGTGAAAGGCATCGACACGGCGGGTATGGTCACCGATGGCCGCGTCGATCTGACGACGAAGGTCTTCCGCGTCACCGGCACGAAGACCTATGACACCGAAGACGGGCGCAACACGGTGTTCGTGCTGGAACCGTTCGACCTGGCTCCCGCGAAGGAACTATGGGCGAAGATGCACACGAAGGCACCAGCGCCCACAGAGACGACTGCCTCAACGCCAGCCAGCCGCACTTGGACCAGCGCCGATGGCAAGTTCTCAGTCGATGCCACGTTCGCTGGCCAGATCGGCGGCAAGGTGAAGCTCAAGAAGCTGGATGGCAAGACGGTCGAACTCGATGCCGCCAATTTGTCGCAAGCAGACCAAGACTGGCTGGCTAAGCAGAGTAAGTAG
- a CDS encoding response regulator, whose protein sequence is MSVEGNDVLVIDDNSDSAHVLALLLRSWGYRARIAYSALEGLDAAKSSKPKCIVSDIGMPGMTGYDLARLIRQDDQLRDVPLIAFTAYSEPHEALKAGFDSHLVKTTDPLLIKDLLAKIVTMDKRLDQSEDLIKKQGEVIAEARDVMREVHKDVKEIKEELKEVKEDVGQIKKEIKEKS, encoded by the coding sequence ATGTCTGTCGAAGGCAACGATGTACTCGTCATCGACGATAACTCGGACTCTGCGCACGTGCTTGCGCTGTTACTTCGGAGCTGGGGCTATAGGGCGAGAATCGCTTACTCGGCACTAGAGGGCTTAGACGCAGCGAAATCGAGCAAGCCCAAGTGCATCGTGTCCGATATTGGAATGCCGGGAATGACCGGCTACGATCTAGCGAGATTGATCCGCCAAGACGATCAATTGCGTGACGTACCGTTGATTGCATTCACGGCCTACTCAGAACCGCACGAAGCCCTCAAGGCGGGGTTCGATAGCCATCTCGTTAAAACAACGGACCCTCTACTTATTAAAGACTTACTTGCGAAAATAGTAACAATGGACAAGCGACTTGACCAATCGGAAGATCTGATAAAGAAACAAGGGGAAGTAATCGCGGAAGCGAGGGACGTCATGAGAGAGGTCCATAAGGACGTCAAGGAAATCAAGGAAGAGTTGAAAGAAGTCAAGGAAGATGTTGGCCAAATTAAGAAAGAGATCAAGGAGAAGAGCTAG
- a CDS encoding response regulator: MAHILLVEDSEEFRTPLAKLLSKAGHRVTEAPDGRAALAHVLAETPDLIITDVQMPEMDGPSLLEVIRSYLRLFSIPVVVLTGIEEGALIERARAQKVNSFMVKGRATIDDILEAVKQALITLPN, encoded by the coding sequence ATGGCTCACATTCTCCTGGTCGAAGACTCTGAAGAGTTTCGTACACCCCTGGCAAAGCTGCTTTCGAAAGCCGGTCACCGAGTCACCGAGGCTCCCGACGGTCGCGCAGCACTTGCCCACGTTCTTGCAGAAACCCCTGACCTAATCATCACCGACGTGCAGATGCCAGAAATGGACGGGCCATCGCTTTTGGAAGTGATCCGGTCATATCTACGGCTCTTCTCAATTCCAGTCGTAGTGTTGACCGGCATCGAGGAAGGCGCTCTGATTGAGCGGGCAAGAGCGCAGAAGGTGAACTCGTTCATGGTCAAAGGCAGGGCGACGATAGATGACATCTTAGAAGCCGTGAAGCAAGCGCTGATAACGCTTCCAAATTAG